The Bacteroidota bacterium genome contains a region encoding:
- a CDS encoding heme ABC transporter ATP-binding protein translates to MLKASDVSFNIKEKYLVNDINVNFGEGQFTVIMGQNGAGKSTLLKILANSLKSSTGDVEWDNKNIKSFHALELAKLRAVLSQHYDITFPITVDDIVIMGRYPHFKNVPTHEDIKICDSVMEMLNIENLKGREYDTLSGGEAQKVQMARVLAQIWEKETSKILFLDEPVSNLDMKFQHSILGMAKKISRENCIVIAVLHDINLSINYADRIIFMKDGLIKYILNDLKDLTEEIIFDIFNVKAKIINNPFTDKPLVIYEND, encoded by the coding sequence TTGCTTAAAGCTTCTGATGTTTCCTTTAATATAAAGGAAAAATATTTGGTGAATGATATAAATGTGAATTTCGGCGAAGGCCAGTTCACAGTTATCATGGGTCAGAACGGTGCAGGTAAATCGACACTGTTAAAAATTCTTGCAAACAGTCTGAAAAGCTCAACAGGTGATGTTGAATGGGATAATAAAAATATAAAAAGTTTTCATGCTTTAGAGCTTGCAAAGTTAAGAGCAGTTCTTTCGCAGCATTACGATATAACATTTCCGATTACTGTCGATGACATAGTTATCATGGGAAGATATCCTCATTTTAAAAATGTGCCGACACATGAAGATATAAAGATCTGCGACAGCGTAATGGAAATGCTGAACATAGAAAATTTAAAAGGGAGAGAATACGATACACTTTCGGGCGGTGAAGCGCAGAAAGTCCAGATGGCAAGAGTGCTTGCACAAATTTGGGAGAAAGAAACCAGCAAGATTTTATTTTTAGATGAGCCGGTTTCAAATCTTGATATGAAATTTCAACACTCTATACTGGGGATGGCAAAAAAAATATCAAGAGAAAATTGTATTGTAATTGCAGTGCTGCACGATATAAATCTTTCGATTAATTATGCCGACAGAATAATCTTTATGAAGGACGGTTTGATAAAATATATCTTAAATGATTTGAAAGATTTAACAGAAGAAATAATCTTTGATATTTTTAATGTTAAAGCTAAAATAATAAACAATCCGTTCACTGATAAACCATTAGTTATCTATGAAAACGATTGA
- a CDS encoding TonB-dependent receptor, with translation MKKILTFLFMLLFVVVVKAQDDDEKEEREMEAKDSLEFNINTVMVTGTRTSKKIIDIPYAVERVDKSEFKFNRNVSIKDILADVPGLFLQNRYGNHDVRVSIRGYGTRSNAGVRGIRILQDGIPESEPDGSTTIDAIDYNSLGGVEIVKGNSSSLYTNAPGGVINFISDLSYPYNHVTSINQVGEFGLRQNGVKIGLLQNNYRFFLSYNYRNYDGYRPHSNEYINTVNSIFDAYPDSKTQIEILGNFVRGIIKLPGSLTLAEYNADPLQARPLAVTQDFRRETQKGRLGVRYKKLFGKNDNQEFEVTGFGAIKDYINTTNTLYTLINRYVLGSTVRYVNKSMIAGRENEFSTGLDYFYQTGPTSDYDNVGGVKGFSLLAQNTETLNNLGVYFSNQVNVVKGKMDLLLTGRFDRIIYETTPLQYLGSIDTTKIYQQFTPKIALNYKLTPNIAIYTSFGTGYDTPALSELNNYPFSSNGGRTVLNPDLTAQKSLNFEIGIKGTLQNERRELFKKTYFTATLYNSRVDDEIVPFVLSDKVFFRNAAKTNRTGVEIGLKNELVDGLEVVSNYNYAFFKYTDYVARIYDINGNITDENYGGNILPSFPRHIVNLILSYKYRVNKKITILAQADGDYIDKMFVNDKNSEETGSYSYFNSLLGVTAEFDKFNLLFSLGLNNIFDRQYVGFVNINDSNGRYYELGQPRNFYSGLNIEYKF, from the coding sequence GTGAAAAAAATTCTAACATTTCTGTTCATGTTACTTTTTGTAGTAGTTGTCAAAGCTCAGGACGACGACGAAAAAGAAGAACGTGAAATGGAAGCCAAAGACTCACTTGAGTTCAACATAAATACTGTAATGGTTACAGGTACCCGGACAAGTAAAAAAATTATCGATATCCCTTATGCTGTAGAGCGTGTGGATAAGAGCGAGTTCAAGTTCAACCGTAACGTAAGCATTAAAGATATTCTTGCTGACGTTCCCGGGTTGTTTCTTCAGAACCGTTACGGCAACCACGACGTGCGTGTATCTATCAGAGGATACGGCACGCGTTCAAACGCAGGTGTGCGCGGAATAAGAATTTTACAGGACGGAATACCTGAATCAGAACCTGACGGTTCGACAACAATCGATGCTATCGATTACAACTCTTTGGGCGGAGTTGAAATTGTAAAAGGAAATTCCTCTTCACTTTATACAAACGCTCCGGGCGGCGTTATAAATTTTATTTCGGATTTGAGCTATCCGTACAATCATGTTACTTCTATAAATCAGGTCGGTGAATTTGGATTAAGACAAAACGGTGTTAAGATAGGATTGCTGCAAAACAATTACAGATTTTTTCTTTCTTATAATTACAGAAACTATGACGGATACAGACCGCATAGCAATGAATACATAAATACAGTTAATTCTATTTTTGATGCTTATCCTGACAGCAAAACACAAATAGAAATACTCGGAAATTTTGTAAGAGGTATAATTAAATTACCAGGTTCATTGACATTAGCTGAATATAACGCCGATCCTCTTCAGGCAAGACCTTTAGCTGTTACGCAGGATTTCAGACGCGAAACACAAAAAGGAAGACTTGGAGTAAGATATAAAAAATTATTCGGTAAAAACGATAATCAGGAATTTGAAGTGACAGGTTTCGGCGCGATAAAAGATTATATAAATACAACTAATACACTTTACACTTTGATCAACAGATATGTTTTGGGAAGCACAGTGAGATATGTTAATAAATCAATGATAGCCGGCAGAGAAAATGAATTCTCAACAGGTCTGGATTATTTTTATCAGACAGGACCGACATCAGATTATGATAATGTCGGAGGTGTAAAGGGATTCTCTCTCTTAGCACAAAACACGGAAACATTAAATAACTTAGGTGTTTATTTTTCAAATCAGGTCAACGTTGTAAAAGGCAAAATGGATTTGTTATTAACGGGAAGATTTGACAGAATAATTTATGAAACAACTCCATTGCAATATCTTGGTTCAATTGATACAACAAAAATATATCAGCAATTTACACCGAAAATTGCACTGAATTATAAATTAACTCCGAACATTGCAATATATACTTCGTTCGGAACAGGTTATGATACACCGGCATTAAGCGAGCTTAACAACTATCCTTTCTCATCAAACGGCGGAAGGACAGTTTTAAATCCGGACTTGACTGCACAGAAATCTTTGAATTTTGAAATAGGAATTAAAGGGACTCTTCAAAATGAAAGAAGAGAGTTATTCAAGAAAACATATTTTACTGCAACATTGTATAACAGCAGAGTAGATGATGAAATCGTTCCTTTTGTATTAAGCGATAAGGTGTTTTTCAGAAATGCCGCTAAGACTAACAGAACAGGTGTTGAAATCGGATTGAAGAATGAACTTGTTGACGGACTGGAAGTTGTTTCAAATTACAATTATGCATTTTTCAAATACACAGATTATGTTGCGAGAATTTATGATATAAACGGAAATATAACAGATGAAAATTACGGAGGAAATATTTTACCTTCATTCCCGAGACACATTGTAAATCTTATTCTCAGCTACAAATACAGAGTGAATAAAAAAATAACAATACTTGCACAGGCAGACGGAGATTATATAGACAAAATGTTTGTGAACGATAAAAATTCTGAAGAGACGGGAAGTTATTCGTACTTTAATTCCTTGTTAGGGGTAACCGCTGAGTTTGATAAATTCAATTTATTATTCTCGTTGGGGTTAAATAATATCTTTGACAGACAGTATGTCGGTTTTGTAAATATAAACGACAGCAACGGAAGATATTATGAATTGGGGCAGCCAAGGAATTTTTATTCTGGACTTAACATAGAGTATAAATTCTAG